In the Rhizobium sp. N324 genome, one interval contains:
- a CDS encoding FkbM family methyltransferase → MDPVCELNVHRQIVSLLDKPNPVVFDIGCNDGSDAQRFLRLLPSAQLYCFEPDPRAAARFKEKMGSDRDRMRLSEVAISDRNGMIEFHPSNGNDSAKEWDLSGSIRRPKNHLSEYEWVRFDPPISVETRRLDDWCSEAGLENIDLIWMDVQGAEADVIAGGNQILMRTRYIYTEYSDHELYEGQLPLRAILELLPSFQMVVEYPRGVEGDVLLKNTSL, encoded by the coding sequence ATGGATCCGGTGTGTGAGTTAAACGTACATCGACAGATCGTTTCGCTTCTCGATAAGCCTAACCCTGTAGTCTTTGACATTGGGTGCAATGACGGAAGCGATGCTCAACGCTTTCTGCGCCTTCTTCCGAGCGCCCAGCTCTATTGCTTTGAGCCAGACCCCAGAGCCGCTGCACGCTTCAAGGAGAAAATGGGTTCTGATCGGGATCGGATGAGGCTATCCGAGGTTGCGATCAGCGACCGGAACGGGATGATCGAGTTTCATCCCAGCAATGGCAATGACAGCGCTAAGGAATGGGATCTCTCGGGCTCGATACGCCGTCCCAAGAACCATCTTTCTGAGTACGAGTGGGTTCGGTTTGACCCTCCGATTTCGGTTGAGACTAGGAGGCTGGATGACTGGTGCAGCGAAGCTGGCCTAGAGAACATAGATCTCATCTGGATGGATGTGCAGGGAGCCGAGGCCGACGTTATTGCCGGTGGCAATCAGATCCTGATGAGAACGCGTTACATATATACTGAGTATAGTGATCATGAGCTCTATGAAGGCCAGCTTCCCCTGCGCGCCATTCTTGAGCTCTTACCTTCCTTCCAGATGGTAGTTGAGTATCCCCGAGGAGTGGAGGGTGACGTTTTGCTTAAAAACACAAGCCTATAG